Proteins encoded within one genomic window of Episyrphus balteatus chromosome 1, idEpiBalt1.1, whole genome shotgun sequence:
- the LOC129905820 gene encoding uncharacterized protein LOC129905820, with translation MESNVNNTKKEDVCLEVIVTSLNTSFNKSASNNDSANSIRIASADTSLNASLPPSPWESRRIRADLIEAKARIVKFKQEIERQHEIVKKGSQCMIVKFVNSLNNVISHPTNC, from the exons ATGGAGTCAAACGTCAACAACACGAAGAAGGAGGACGTCTGCTTGGAAg TCATCGTGACAAGCCTAAACACTTCTTTCAACAAATCAGCCTCCAACAACGACAGTGCAAATTCTATACGCATTGCCAGTGCGGATACATCACTAAATGCATCCCTCCCACCAAGTCCATGGGAATCGCGACGCATTCGTGCCGATTTAATCGAAGCCAAGGCTagaattgttaaatttaaacaagaAATCGAACGTCAACACGAAATCGTCAAGAAAGGGAGTCAATGTATGATAGTAAAGTTCGTGAACTCACTAAACAATGTGATTTCTCATCCAACAAACTGCTAG